Part of the Gemmobacter sp. 24YEA27 genome, TGCGCTACTGCGCCCTGCTTTCGCGGCCGAAACGCTCAGGGTCGGTATCCCGGTTCCGATCTCTGGTCCGAATGCGGCCAATGGCAAATTTGCCTCGATGGGAGCGATCATCGCCGCCGAAGAGGCCGCCGCGAAATACGGTCGCGCAGTTGCAACCCTCGACCTTGATACCGAGGGCAAGCCTGCCACCGCCGTGCGCAAGGTCCAGGATGCGATTGAGCGTGACAGCGTGAAACTCTTCGCGGGCGGCATCCTCTCTTCGGAATCCCTTGCCATGGGCAAGGAATGTGAGAAGGGCGGGGCGAATTTTATCACCACTGCCGGTGCTGATGAGATTACCGGCTCGGATTGCAACAAGGCCACCTTCCGCTGGTCGGTGCCGACCTTTGGCGCGGTGAACCAGTCGATCCGCCCGATCATCGATGCGCTGCCCGAGGCGAAGCGCTGGTATACGATCACGCCGCAATATGTCTTTGGTGAGGGTCTTCTGCAGGCCACCCGCGACGTGCTGGAGGAGAAGGGCCTTGATCTGGTTGGCAACAGCTATCACTCGCTGACCGAAAAGGAATTCTCCGGCTATCTGACCAATGCAATGGCTGAGCGCCCGGATGTGCTGCTGATCCTGAATTTCGGCGCACAATGCGCGGATACGCTGCGTCAGGCGGTCTCTTTCGGGATGAAAGAACGCATGACCATCGTGGTTGCCTGGGCTTCGGGTCTGGAACAGTTCGAGGCGCTTGGTGCCGATCTCTGCGAAGGCATCTATTTCGGGGCGCAATACTGGCACACGGTCGATGCGGGCATTAACCCCGATCTAGTGAAACTGACCCAGGCGAAGTACGGCATCAATCCGAATTACTCGCTCGCGGGATCCTACATCTGCACGAAGCTGATGATAGATGCGGCTCAGACCGCTGGTTCGGATGACCCAGAGGCCGTGCGCGCTGCGCTTCAGGGACTGGCCTATCAGGGCCTGACCGGCGAAGAGAGCATCCGCGCAGATGACCATCAGGTTTTGAAAAACTACTATCTGCTCAAGGCGCGCGCCAAAGCGGATATGGCCGACAAGGATGATTTCGCAGAAATTATCTCGTCGGGGCAGAGCTTCCTCAGCGCGGAAGCCGCTGGCTGCAAACTCGGCTGATAACGGAGAAGGGCGGGCTCTCGCAGGCCCGCCTTTGCCTCTGCGCTAACAGGAGATCCTCGGTGACTTATTTATTCCAGATGCTGAATGGCATCGGGCTGGGCATGCTTTACTTTCTGCTTGCCGTGGGCCTGACCATCATCTTCGGCCTGCTGCAATTCGTGAACTTTGCCCATGGCGCCTTCTATCTGCTGGGCGCCTACCTGACCTATGACTTCGTTGAGCGCGGAATGAACTTCTGGCTCGCGATGCTGCTGGCGGCTGTGATTGTCGCCATCGTGGCGGGGGCGGTCGAGGCGATCCTGCTCAGGCGAATATATAAGTTACCCCATACCTTCCATATCCTCGTGACGGTGGGGATCGCGCTTTTCATCCAGGAGATGGTGATCATTCTCTGGGGTCCGCTGGGGGCAGTGTGGCGGCACCGGACGGGCTGAACGGCGTCGTGATCATGGGGGATTTCATCTATCCGAAATACCGCCTCTTCACAATCGCCTTCACCGCCGTCCTGGCCATCGCGCTCTACTGGGCGCTGGAGCGGACCCGGCTGGGGGCCGTGGTGCGCGCGGGGTCCGAATCCGCCGATAATATGGCGCTGCTTGGCTATAACACGCTGAAAATCAACACGCTGGTCTTCGCGGCCGGGGCGGGGCTTGCCGGGCTTGCCGGTGCGCTTGTCTCGCCA contains:
- a CDS encoding ABC transporter substrate-binding protein gives rise to the protein MLNRRSFLASTAGAGALLASPALLRPAFAAETLRVGIPVPISGPNAANGKFASMGAIIAAEEAAAKYGRAVATLDLDTEGKPATAVRKVQDAIERDSVKLFAGGILSSESLAMGKECEKGGANFITTAGADEITGSDCNKATFRWSVPTFGAVNQSIRPIIDALPEAKRWYTITPQYVFGEGLLQATRDVLEEKGLDLVGNSYHSLTEKEFSGYLTNAMAERPDVLLILNFGAQCADTLRQAVSFGMKERMTIVVAWASGLEQFEALGADLCEGIYFGAQYWHTVDAGINPDLVKLTQAKYGINPNYSLAGSYICTKLMIDAAQTAGSDDPEAVRAALQGLAYQGLTGEESIRADDHQVLKNYYLLKARAKADMADKDDFAEIISSGQSFLSAEAAGCKLG
- a CDS encoding branched-chain amino acid ABC transporter permease; translation: MAAPDGLNGVVIMGDFIYPKYRLFTIAFTAVLAIALYWALERTRLGAVVRAGSESADNMALLGYNTLKINTLVFAAGAGLAGLAGALVSPIRGVEPFMGIEALSIAFVVVVIGGMGSYTGALVAGILVGVVQSLMATIWPEGARLMIYLGMAAVIVMMPRGLFGRA